agtttaaatgaggccggaaacaacatataacaattccggtaagtcctcatatgcaaatttcgaaattggtccagaactgaacaagcattaagttgaagttcttaaacagcaagttaaagagcaccatgatgatctacacgaaattctagtcaagttacatataaagttcattatattcggagctacggcctagaagatatgagcaaaacaagttaaacatggcattgatgcaaaatacatacaaacatcaagcaaacacctcaaaacaaggatgcaacatgataatatgagactacatgcaaaactaagcaagtttcatatagagcatgctcaaaacggagcaacggtgcaacacatacactccaaacaatacatagcaacaaactgaccaaaacagcaactaggcataatgcaagcatcaaaacaatatgctacagcaactcaacatgaaaacaaaaggcatggacatgatgtacaggtaaagcacaacaaaacatgaacactgagctatctccagaaatcactagaacatgctcaaaaggacatggcaagattgcaaaataataacaggttcacagacttagtgaaattactggacatggcagaaataacatcaggttgcaatgttcagagcacgaaatcaacatgctacaggaacttaacatggaaaaacaaggcatggcctgaatctactcaaatcataaaacaaaagtcccttactgaccataagtcaaaaaggaacagaagatatgatagcaagcatgtaaacatagcaagtttcgttatcaggtttcagacttagcagaaaacagagcatggcagaaataataatatgtaggcctctttgtgagcttgatgcactcactaaaaagcaatgcatgacaaaacaagcatacctacagcaagctGGCATGTTTATTAAGCTAACCATGGCAAAAACAATAGCATATCATGTATGGTTCAACTACAATAAGTTTGGCaagattgcatatcatgttaagaatctgccagaaatattttatagcaaaagtagagcacgattgagtcatgttatgacactccataattgcaaataattgcgggaatggatcaattacacctatagctacaaaacatccttactgaatatctccaaaatatgcatggatctctctgtagcatcaagtttacatggcaacaaaattacagcagacgaggacttagagaaatcactaagtccctgaaatcagaaacattacggagcctactttgcatgcttgtgctagtcaccacagagatcacaaaaatacatggactacaccactggaaagatggcatggcatacttcaaaacacatctagagctcatgctcaaaagatgcacagatttaatgatacaaaaatgacaaatctccaagttctgttaagaaccagagaataacagcaactagcactcttgcaacgaagatttgggcatcaagatgaactccaATGAACATGGTGCCATTGAATAAAATGAAGaccatcacgagacgaacaatttgacatattacacgcgcgaatcggagctacatgcaaggagttatcgtatcgggaacaggagcacttgCTGATGAAATCTGAGACTTAGAAAAAAAACGGATCAAGGAGAAGTCAACGGGCACGTACTGGATCGATCGGATCTGGATCGAGAGCTCGAGCTCGGGCATTGGGactcgccggcgggaggagaggagagacggggaggcggccggaggaggggaggcgcggccgccggcgggcacgggcggcggggccgcgggtggccggaggaggagcgcgcgtcgggcggcggcggagatggcggggccggccggcggcgatggcggcggcggcggggccggccggcggtggcgcgggcgggcggcgcgctgggcgcggaggcggcggcgaacgggccggcgggcccgcggcgggcttcgcgggccggcgcggtggagagggcggcggcgggcgaacattgtccggccggagcggacgcgtccggcgcggcgcggagggagagggttagggttcgtgTGTGATTTCGTTTttgggatgcccacatataaataggtagagggagttaggaggctccaaataaggtgcggttttcgcccacgcgatcgtgatcgaacgacctagagcatggaagagagtttggtgggttttgggctggttttagagggggtttttgctggacactcaaatggactttgcggatgcccggttaaccattggagtaccaaacgacctccgaatggaacgaaacttgaccggcaGTCTCCGGGTGATATATTaaagccacttgacaagcctcggtccattccgagaaagtttgacacacgcacacgaaagaaaacaagaggggtgcaccggaggagataggagcgccggattgcaaaacggacaacggggaaaatgctcggatgcaagagacgaacacgtatgcaaatgcaatgcacatgatggcatgatatgaaatgcagatgatgacatggcaaagtgtaacacgcaagcaaatgacatggcaacgacagcgaataactggcagacacctggcgcaacggatccggggcgttacaagtgGTGTCCTTGAAAAACGGATGGAGTGGAGGGCTGGACGAAGGATTGAAGTGAAACAGTTTTTTACAGGAGAGGAAACTCTTCTTTTAGGTAGTAGAGATCGATAGAGATAAGAGATACGTTAGTTTGTGATTTACCTGCTCATAATATGCGATTGTGTAAATAAATGTACATCAAATTATGCCCGTGATTTACCTTATATTTTGACCAGAAGTTATTTACCTGCTTATAGTATGCGATTGTGTAAATAAATGTTCATTAAATTTTGCCTGTGATTTATCTTATATTTTGATCAGAAGTTTGGTAAGTAAACTAAATTGGAATTGGTTTAGAAGGTAAGTAAACTGAGGTGAAGGTTGAACGAAGGGTTGTGGGAATAAAGGTGAAACGGGAAGCTTAATTTCTTTTTAAGTAGTAGAGATTTACCTTATCTTTTGATCAGAAGTAATTTACCTGTCTATAGTATGCGATTGTGTAAATAAATGTTTATTAAATTTTGTCTTTTGATCAGAAATTTGGTAAGTAAATGAAAGTGAAATTGGTTCAAAAGGTAAGTAAACTAAGGTGATTGATTACTATATGGGGAAGGTTGGACGAAGGGGTGGCGGGAAGAAGGGTGAAACGGGAACCTTATGTTCTTTTTAAGTAGTAGAGATTAACGTCGCACTTTAAGTTGACTAGACTTGAACTTTGCTATCATACCTTAATCCTTCTAGCTCAAGGCTCAAGAATTATTGTCTTCAAGTATGGCCTCACAAACATCTATTTGATGTGTTTTACTACCTACATATATCAAAAAGAGCAGAACTGACAAGGAATAAATGTTTCACTCTGTTTGGATTCAAGAACCTTGCCCTCGTGTGCCATGCCGCCATAACGATACATCACCGACCTGCTCCACAATCTCAAAATTTTGGAGCATCACTTAGGAATAAAATGTAAACATGAAATATTTGAAATGCCCCTATGATCCTAGAATCGAGGTAGGGTTAGTTTTGTAAATGTTTTTCTTGAGGCTATAAATAAGGCACTCGGTAGGGATGAGAGGAAATTCTTCATTTCAAAAAGCCTAAACCTCTTGGTTACCTCcgtccaccccccccccctcccacacacacaagCGGCATGGTAGGAAGGCAGAAGTGTGCATCTAATCTTGGGCACTTGCGGTGGTGATCCCAATACCACGATATAACAATCAACTTCAGTATGGAGCTCGCCAATCGGAAGTGGTCCCCGGCAGACATGGTGGAAGCATCTCCATGGAAAGACAACCATCACGCCAAGTGGTGACCACTCCCGGCTTACGAGCAGGAGTGAGGGGATGGCTTCTATCCACAGGGACCGAGTTTTCCATGGTGGAACTCCAAGTTTAAAGGGTTATCAACGGGTTGGAAGACGAGAAAAGACCAACAAGGTAACCATGGGTTAGAAGGAGGAAAGTGATGATCCTTCTCTTTGTCCCGCTATCATCTGCGACCACCAAGCATGTCTGAGAGTTGGTGGTGGTGGGCAGGGGGGCCACCGGCGGCGGAATTACCCTACACCCATCTTGTTTGGTAAGCTCCCCATCTAGATCCTCACGTTGCAACGCCTACATATTTAGAAGGTAATAATTACTAGTATTAATCATCCATATATTTCCAAATATCCACGTTCAATGTAATCAATTTTTTGAGTGGAATGTAACTAGTACATTCTTTTGAGGGGAATGTAACTAATATATGCCTGCGGAGGAGGGGTGTGGACTATGGAGGATCTGGTAGCACATCACGACAATGTGTGGGGCCCGACAAGAGGCCCGAGAGTCCATGCCCGTTCTGTTGAAATAATTTGTATTAGTATGAGAGAAGAAATGCTTGTGCAGCTTAATGTTAATTTTTAACTTAATTTAAGAAGAAAATATCACTAAAAATGTTTTTTTTTATGATGATTTTCATGTAAAGAAACGAAGGTGCGTGGACAActaatagtactccctccatttttttACTCTGCACACACGATTTGTCTTTAGTCAAACTTCATGAAGTTTGATaaagtttatagaaaaaatatCATTCACAATATCAAATAAATATCATTGGATGCATCATGgaataattttcatagtatataTCTTTAGTagtgtagatgttgatatttttaaTATCAATTTTATCTAACTTTGCGAAGTTTGATTTcagacaaatcttatatgcagtAAAAAAATAGGGAGAGTTTGGTAAAAAAAATCATTGGGGTCACGGACCCATATATGGATTCCCACCATGAGTCCAGAATGTAGGGCTCATTCGGTACGAAGGAAACTAAAACGTAGGAATTAGTAGTACAGACATTTGATAGGATGAATGGAAGCGTAGAACCGTTGTCATTGTCAAAGAGCAGCCCAGGAAAGAGGCGCCAAAGAGGGAAACGTTGCCCTTTAGGTTGACTAGACTTTGAACTTTGTTGTCAAGCTTCTTCAATGCTTCTACCTCAAGGCTCCGCGACTTTTGTCTTCCAGGCTCTGGCCGGCCGGTCGCTAATTATTTGACTATACGCAGCCAATTTGACGGTTCCGTCTGAGAAAGATCAAAGCACGAAACTCCGGACGAGGATCCCCGCTGTGGCCTAGCCTACCTTTGAGTCACTGACATATGGATCCCACATGACATGGGGCCCACCTATCAGTGACTCAAAGACAGGGTATGGCAGGGATCGTAAAGTCAGAGGATCCACGTCCCGAAACTCCATGCTAGCATACGTTCCTCCGATGTTCCTCCTCGTTGAAAAGTTTTACCACTCCTCCTACAAACCTTGTGGCGTGTGCCGTTGTTTTACCGAATCACGACTAAGACACATGTTGACACAGAGGGCCGAATCCTACGTCGGATCGAAACATGAAGACTAGTTATTTCGCACGCACACATCAGGCTGCACATATAGTCGTCGATCGTTTTGAACTTTGAAGCGATCAACACGCGTGTCCGTCCTGCGTAGCCGAGAGAGGTCTCCTTTTAAAGCACCGGCAGATCGACGGCGGCACGCAGTTTCCATTTGTGTCTGCTGCCACAACGTACTACGTACCCCTGTCGATTACGTACTtacttggtggtggtggtggacaaCTGGACATGATGTGCAGCCCGAGAAAGCAgcacggcggtggcggcggcagccACTCGGCCTCGTTCCTCCTCGGGGCTCTCCTCCCCACGCTCCTGCTCTTCTTCCTCGCCTCCGACCGGGTCGGCGAGCAGCTGGCTAGCATATCCACCTACACCTTGGGGAATAACAATGGATCGTCATCAGCTCATGAGCAGATGACCCATGATGCCAACCTCACGGACACGGAGAGGGTATTCCCTGGGCTGGCGGAGCTGCTGCCGAGGGTGGCCACGGACGACGGGACAGTGATCATCACGTCGGTGAACGAGGCGTGGTCGCGGCCGGGGTCCCTCCTGGACCTCTTCCGCGCGGGGTTCAGGAACGGCGAGGGGATCGCGCACCTCCTCAACCACACCCTCATCGTGGCCGTCGACCCCGGCGCGCTGGCGCACTGCGAGGCGGTGCACCCGCACTGCTACCTCCTGGAGGTGACCTCCGCCAACGTCAGATCCGCCAACCGCTTTATGAGCAAGAGCTACTTCGAGCTGGTGTGGGCCAAGCTGGAGCTCCAGCAGCGCGTCCTCCAGCTCGGCTACAGCTACCTCTTCACGGACGTGGACATCATGTGGCTGCGCAACCCGTTCCGGCACATCAGCCTCTACGCCGACATGGCCGTCTCCACCGACCGGTTcaacggcgacgcggaggccctGACGAACGCGCCCAACACGGGGTTTTACTACGTCAAGTCCACCAACCGCACGGTGGAGATGGTGAGGCGGTGGCGGGCGGCGAGGTCGCGGTTCCCGCCGACCCACGACCAGGCGGTGTTCGACGAGATCAAGGGCGAGCTGGCGGGCGGCGAGCTGCGGATCAGGTTCGTGTTCCTGG
The Aegilops tauschii subsp. strangulata cultivar AL8/78 chromosome 3, Aet v6.0, whole genome shotgun sequence genome window above contains:
- the LOC109778643 gene encoding uncharacterized protein At4g15970-like, translating into MMCSPRKQHGGGGGSHSASFLLGALLPTLLLFFLASDRVGEQLASISTYTLGNNNGSSSAHEQMTHDANLTDTERVFPGLAELLPRVATDDGTVIITSVNEAWSRPGSLLDLFRAGFRNGEGIAHLLNHTLIVAVDPGALAHCEAVHPHCYLLEVTSANVRSANRFMSKSYFELVWAKLELQQRVLQLGYSYLFTDVDIMWLRNPFRHISLYADMAVSTDRFNGDAEALTNAPNTGFYYVKSTNRTVEMVRRWRAARSRFPPTHDQAVFDEIKGELAGGELRIRFVFLETALFDGFCQLHGEMDRVCTMHANCCIGLENKVHDLTNMAADWKNYTSLAPAERRGSGRRWTAPDQCEDSMRQR